From the genome of Nocardia mangyaensis:
GGGGGTCGCATCGCGGCTGAGGACCTCGTTCCGGTGCCGTGCTCTTCGCTGGTCTTCGTCGCGGTTGGAGATCTGGACGCGCCGATCGTGAGTGCCGCCGCTGATCCGCGCCCCGTGGATTCGCACAGGTCGAACCGGCGTGCTCGCATTATCGTGGCAGGAGAGGTTAGCCTGGCCTAATGGGAACTGAGACTGTGCGACGTCCGACCATGGCCTACGTGTCGCTGCGGGTGCGGCGAATGCGGCGGCTGACCCCGCGCATGGTGCGGATCACGCTGCTCGGTGACGACCCCGCCGCGCTCGTCGATGTGGGGCCCGACCAGTACACGAAGGTGTTCTTTCCGCTGCCGGGCCAGCAACGGCCGGTGGTGCCGCCGCCGCTGGACGCCGACTCGGGGGTGATGAGCTGGTATCAGCAGTATCTGGCCATGCCCGACGACACCCGTCCGCCGATGCGCACCTATACGGTCCGGGCCGTGCGCCCTGAACTCGGTGAGCTCGACATCGACTTCGTCCTGCACCCCGAGCACGCCGGACCCGCTTCGGAATGGGCGTCGCGCGCCGCTGCCGGTGACGAGATCGGGTTCCTGTGCCCGCCGCACGCGCTCTACAGCCCGCAGGCCGGTGCCGCCTGGCAGCTGCTGGTCGGTGACGAGACGGCGATCCCGGCGATCGGCGCGATCGTCGAACAGCTCGGGTGCGGTACCACCCTGCGTGCGTTCGTCGAGGTCGCCGGCGTCGAGGACGAGCAGCGGTTCCAGACCAGCGGTGATGTGCGGATCGAGTGGGTGCCTCGCGGCGACCGGGCGCGCGGCGAGGCTGTGGTCGACGCCGTGCGCGCCGCCGAATTCCCCGACGGTGCGCCCTACGCCTGGATCTCCGGCGAATCGGACCTGGTGAAGTTCACCCGGCGCCACCTCGTCCGAGACCGCGCGATCGACAAGCAGTCGATCACCTTCACCGGCTACTGGCGCAAGGGGCGCACCGAGGAAGACAACGGTCGCGAGAAGGTGCGCCGCGCCGCCGCGGGCGAGCCGCTCGTCGAGGAGGACTGACCCGACGACCGTCGGGCCACCGCAACGGAACCGACTGCGGGAACCGACGTGGTCGGCGGCCGTCCCGGCACGTGTGTCGTCGGCTCCGGCCCTGGTACCGGCGGTGTTGGGTGCTTCGACAGCGGCGACATGGCCCTCCTCGATGGATCGGTGACGGTCGATGCGCACTTACCCGGTCGCAAGTTCCCCAACCACGCCCTGTCCGTCCTCGGCGTCTCGGCGGCGGCAGCATCCGCCGAGAGGCTCGTGACGCCGACTTCGTAATCCGGCCATTCGTGGACGAAATCAATCCGCTGTAGGCCGGGTGATCCTGCCAGACTCGTTCGTGTGATCAGCGCGATTGTGCGAATTCGGTCCATTTCCTACGAGGCAGAAGGCGTGTTGTCTTTTGTGCTCATCGACCCGGCGGGGGCACCGTTGCCGCCCTGGGAACCGGGGGCGCATGTGGATGTGGTGCTGCCCGATGGGGTGGTGCGGCAGTACTCCCTGTGTGGTGATCCCGGCGACCGGGACAGCTATCGGATCGCGGTGCTGTTGGAAGAGCAGGGGCGGGGTGGATCGGCGTGGTTGCACGAGAAGGTGCGCCCGGGCACGCTGCTCGAGATCCGGGAGCCGCGCAACAACTTTCCCCTGGCCGCCGCCGACCGGTATGTGCTGATCGCGGGTGGGATCGGGATCACCCCGCTGCTGCCGATGATGCGTGAGCTCGACCGGCGTGGTGCCGCCTGGCAGCTGCACTACGGGGGGCGCAGTGCAGCGCGGATGGCCTTCGCCGGTGAGTTGGCGGCCTACGGCGAACGGGTGCGCCGCTACCCTCAGGACGAGTGCGGGCTGATCCCGCTGGCCGAGATCCTCGATCCGGTGGCGACAGGCACCCTCGTCTACTGCTGTGGTCCCGAGCCGCTGCTCGACGCGGTCGAGAAGTCCTGCGCTCCGGATGTGTTGCGAGTGGAGCGATTTCACCCCAGGGAGATCGAGACCGGCCCCGACCGTCCGATGACAGTGGTCCTGCGCCGCTCCGGCCGGACCATCGAGGTTCCCGCGGAGGAGACGGTCCTCGACGCGCTCGAGCGCGCCGGTGCCGATGTGCTGTGGTCGTGCCGGGAGGGTACCTGCGCGACCTGCGAGACCCCGGTCCTCGAGGGCGAGATCGACCACCGCGACTCGATCCTGACCCCGCAGGAGCGGGAATCGGGCGAAACCATGATGATCTGCGTCTCCCGGGCCCGCACGGATCGTCTCGTGCTCGACGCCTGAAAACCCCTGTGCTGCTGAAAGGCCGGAATTGTGCACGATGTCATTGTCGTAGGGGCGCGCTGCGCTGGTGCCACGGTCGCGATGCTGCTCGCGCGGCGCGGCTACCGCGTGCTCTGCGTCGATCAGGCGAGCTTTCCCCGGGATGCCGTCTCGACCCACATGCTGCGCCAAGGCGGTCTCGCGCGATTGCGTGACTGGGGCCTGCTCGACCGGCTGATCGCCACCGGCTGTACGCCGATCACCTCGATCACCATGTCCTACGGGGACGCCCGGTTCGCCGGCTTCGCCGACCCGATCGACGGCATCGCCGAGACCTACGCGCCGCGGCGCATCGTGCTCGACGCGCTGCTCCAGGACGCGGCCCGCGCGGCCGGAGTCGACCTGCGCGAGGGGATCACCGTGCTCGACTTGGTGCGCGAGGGCGAGACCGTCACCGGGATCGTCGGGCGCGACCGCGACGGTCACCTCGTCACCGAGCACGCCCGCCTCGTCATCGGCGCCGACGGGTACGCCTCGACCGTCGCCAAGCTCACCGGTGCCGAGAAGTACGAGGTGATCGCAGGGGAGACCTTCACCGCGTACTCCTACTGGACCGGCCTGGACATCCAGAGCCAGTTGCGCATCGGCGACGAGCAGGCGGTCGGCGGATGGCCGACCCATGACGGCAAGACCCTGATCTGGTGCGTGCAGTACGTCGACCGGTTCGCCGAATTCCGCACCGACGTCGAACGCAACTTCCACCTGGCGTTCAAGGAGACCGCCCCCGACCTGGCCGAACTACTCGATTCCGGCGAACGCGCCGAGCGGTTCACCATCGCCCGCTATCCGGAGAATTTCTACCGTGAATCACATGGCCCCGGTTGGGCGCTGGTCGGCGACGCCGGCTACCACAAGGACCCGTTCACCGGTCTCGGCATCAGCGACGCGTTCACCTACGCCGACCTGCTCGCCGAGCGGGCACACGAGGGCCTGTCCGGTGCGCGACCACTGAGCGAAGCGCTCGCCGATTACCAGGCGCAGCGGGACAAGTCGAGCAAGCCGATGTACCGGTTCACCTGTGAGTCCTCGCGATTGGTCCTGCCGGACAAGCACGTCGAGGTGATGCGGGCGTTGCCCAGCAGCCCGGCACACACCACGCAGTGGTTCCGGATGATGGCCGGTGGGCTCAGCGGTCGCGAGTTCTTCGCCGAGGCGAACATGCGGGCCCTGTTCGACGCGGCGGGCCGGAAATCGTCGTGATCGTCGAGCCGTTCGAGACCGGCGGGATCCACCGCGACGAGCACGGGGTCGCGCAGTACACGGACCTGCCCGAGTCGCTGATCGCCATGCTGCGCAGCACCGTCGAGAGGTGGCCCGCGCGCGAAGCCGTGGTCGAGGTGGGTGGCGAGCGGCTGTCGTTCCGGCAGCTGTGGGAGCGTGCGACGCGCGTCGCGGGCGGACTGCGCGACCAGGGTGTCCGGCCGGGAGACCGCGTCGCTTGTCTGCTCGATGCCGGAACCGATTGGGTGGTGGGCTTTCTCGGTACGATGCTCGCCGGCGCTGTAACGGTGCCGGTCAACACGCGCTTCGCCGAGCCCGAGATCGCCTATGTCCTCGCGGA
Proteins encoded in this window:
- a CDS encoding siderophore-interacting protein, whose product is MGTETVRRPTMAYVSLRVRRMRRLTPRMVRITLLGDDPAALVDVGPDQYTKVFFPLPGQQRPVVPPPLDADSGVMSWYQQYLAMPDDTRPPMRTYTVRAVRPELGELDIDFVLHPEHAGPASEWASRAAAGDEIGFLCPPHALYSPQAGAAWQLLVGDETAIPAIGAIVEQLGCGTTLRAFVEVAGVEDEQRFQTSGDVRIEWVPRGDRARGEAVVDAVRAAEFPDGAPYAWISGESDLVKFTRRHLVRDRAIDKQSITFTGYWRKGRTEEDNGREKVRRAAAGEPLVEED
- a CDS encoding PDR/VanB family oxidoreductase, which translates into the protein MISAIVRIRSISYEAEGVLSFVLIDPAGAPLPPWEPGAHVDVVLPDGVVRQYSLCGDPGDRDSYRIAVLLEEQGRGGSAWLHEKVRPGTLLEIREPRNNFPLAAADRYVLIAGGIGITPLLPMMRELDRRGAAWQLHYGGRSAARMAFAGELAAYGERVRRYPQDECGLIPLAEILDPVATGTLVYCCGPEPLLDAVEKSCAPDVLRVERFHPREIETGPDRPMTVVLRRSGRTIEVPAEETVLDALERAGADVLWSCREGTCATCETPVLEGEIDHRDSILTPQERESGETMMICVSRARTDRLVLDA
- a CDS encoding NAD(P)/FAD-dependent oxidoreductase, whose product is MHDVIVVGARCAGATVAMLLARRGYRVLCVDQASFPRDAVSTHMLRQGGLARLRDWGLLDRLIATGCTPITSITMSYGDARFAGFADPIDGIAETYAPRRIVLDALLQDAARAAGVDLREGITVLDLVREGETVTGIVGRDRDGHLVTEHARLVIGADGYASTVAKLTGAEKYEVIAGETFTAYSYWTGLDIQSQLRIGDEQAVGGWPTHDGKTLIWCVQYVDRFAEFRTDVERNFHLAFKETAPDLAELLDSGERAERFTIARYPENFYRESHGPGWALVGDAGYHKDPFTGLGISDAFTYADLLAERAHEGLSGARPLSEALADYQAQRDKSSKPMYRFTCESSRLVLPDKHVEVMRALPSSPAHTTQWFRMMAGGLSGREFFAEANMRALFDAAGRKSS